Below is a genomic region from Molothrus aeneus isolate 106 chromosome 5, BPBGC_Maene_1.0, whole genome shotgun sequence.
TCTCTCAGCATAAGGGCCTTGCTGCACATGTTCTACAGGAGAAGCAATAGGGCTGGGTCCTACAAGACCTCTGTGTGCAGGCCAATGCAATCAGACCCTGCAAGATCCCAAGTACTGAATGCTCAGGAACATCAGGCAGAAACAACTCAATGTCCTGTTTCATTAAGAGTCACAGTTCTGCAAACATTACAATTAGCATCTTTTTTGCATATGTCCCAGCACAGAATCCTACTGAAAATTGTGAAACAGTACCCTGCATTTTAACAGGTCTCTATTTTCAGAGACAGATAACTAAGCAAACCTAAAACTGCACAGGTTGTCTAAAAATAGGCTGCCCTGCTAGTAAcacttttgttttccagaaacAGAATCACTGTGTCTCTGCACAGTGTACTCACTTTGCAAAATACAATCTAGTATTTTACAGAGATTAAAACACAAGTATTGCTAAAGTAGTGCTTACAGAACAATTATAATTCATCCAAAGTTTTACATTTACAAttgtaaagaaaaatgtgtaCCTATAGTTTTTCCAGTAGGCAAAACATGACATGGAAGACCTTTTGAGCAAGAGGTTTAAGGCTGGTTGTAGATTCTGGGTTCTGTAACACCCCATAGATCCCCATCACACTGCTGGAGTCCTCCATGGGAAGAGTGAGTCTTTCCTGTGGTAGAGaccttttcctgctcctctgcataGAGTTCTCTTTAGGCACCATAATTGCTAAAGGCAGCAAGCAGACCTTTGAGGCATGGTTCCAAATTTGCCTTCCTGGTACCCACCAAACACACTAAAAGAACCTCGTGTTTCAGAAAAACAATGCATTTGCTCTGTAGACAATGAGTTATAACAATTTTCAGTGTGGTGGCTGACCTGTGACAGCTGATGGTGGGCACCAGCTTAGCTCCTgacaaacacaaagaaattcaGGGGTTATTGACATGTGGTTACATCTTACCTGTGGGAATGCACCTCAAACCTTTCTTCACAAATAGTTTATTAGTATGTGCAGCCCATGCAATACATCCAAAGTATTTTTGACATGACTTCTGTAATTCAATTCTGTAATTTTTGACATGAATTCTGTAATTCAGTAGTACTGTTTTGCATGCTGGTATACAAGACTACACATGCAGACgctatttgtattttaaaacatggcAACCTTTAATTTTTTAGACATACTAACATATGCAAGGGAGTCTGAGATGTCTAATCCTCATGAAATGAAGAAGCTTGCTGCTCATGTTCATTCTGAAATTGTTGTCTTATGTTTCTGCTGTCAAGTATCCAAATTATATCCCCTTGTAGACATGCCAACACATAGAAAACCTGAAGTATGTCCGTGTCATAATACCTTGTATCAAGTTGTCTCTTGGCAGAAATCACTGACATTGGTAGAGTGTTTGCAATTTATGCTAAGCATTTTCTAAAGAATGTAAAAGAAATAATGTTGTATAGGTGTTAGATGAATCATTTTTCTGTTCTCCTAACTGCATCTGTTTGTTTTTAGCTTTCAATGTTAATTTATATAGTGACAGTATAATTGTTCCTGTGCTAAAAGGCAGCAGTTCCATTACTTCAATCATGTTTAACACCCACACCTACGTTCCTGTTCAGGATTCTGAGCAAGAAGAGGACAATTCGGAAGAACTTCAAGAAGAATGTTTCACAGAAAGCAATAGTGAAGTGTCTGAGGAGGCGTATACTGAAGAGGATgatgaagaagaagatgaagaggaaaatgaagatgAGAGTGATGATGAGAATGAGGAAGagcaaaatgctgcagctggcaggcaTTCTGACCATGTCAGACACAAAAAGTGTAATGGTGCAAAGGACAATGAAAGCTTCCTTAATGGCCATGATGGAAAAGACAGTGATAATCGGAGCTCAAAAAGCAGTGCCATCCACCCTTGTGGAAATCCAACAGTTATTGAAGATGCTTTGGAAAAAGTTAGGAGCAACGACCCTGACACCACAGAGGTCAATCTGAACAACATTGAAAACATCACTTCACAGATGCTTATACAATTTTCTCAAGCCCTGAGGGACAACACAATGGTTAAGTCATTCAGCTTGGCTAACACCCATGCTGATGACAACGTGGCAATAGCTATTGCTGGTATGTTAAAGGTTAATCAGCATATAACAAGTCTGAATATTGAGTCAAATTTTATCACAGGCAAAGGCGTGCTGGCCATCATGAGAGCTTTGCAGCACAACAAAGTTCTAACAGAACTGCGCTTCCACAATCAAAGGCACATCATGGGCAGCCAGGTGGAAATGGACATAGTCAAACTGCTGAAAGAGAACACCACTCTGGTAAAGCTGGGCTACCACTTTGACCTTGCTGGCCCAAGAATGAGCATGACAAGTATCCTGACAAGAAATATGGATAAACAAAGGCAAAAGCGTATGCAGGAGCAGCGGCAGCAGGAGTCAGGTTGTGACGGAGCTATCAATCCAAAGACCAAAGTTCTGCAGAAGGGGACACCTCGGTCCTCACCTTATGTGTCACCTAAAAGCTCACCGTGGTCTTCCCCAAAGCTTCCTAAGAAAGCACTGCCAGTGAAATGTcagccttcagcccctgcacccccccctccccttcccccctctcccccacctccccctcctcctccccctcctccgcTTCTTCCAGAGAAGAAGGCACCTACCAGGAATATAGCTGAAGTCATCAAACAGCAAGAAAGCTCAAAAAAAGCCTTGCATAatggacagaaaaagaaaaaaggcaaaaaaaccagaaaacatgAGAACAACatattgaaagaaattaaagattCTTTAAAATCAATCTCAGACAGAAAATCAGAGGAAGGCTCACGACCCTCCACCCGGCCATCCACCCCACAAAGGTCTCTCCATGACAACCTTATGGAAGCAATTCGGGCAAGCAGCATAAAGCAATTAAGGCGGGTAAGTAAGAGATCCTAGGTCAGTAACTGATTGTGGTCCAAATATAGCACAAGCTCAGTAATTTTAGTACACATagttagttaaaaaaaaatcttagcaaTGTGATCATAATAAAGCACTTGGGAGGAGGCTTCCCTCTGATTAGGCTTTTCTCAGCACAGTGATTTCTGTCTGACTGTGATTTTGACAGAAATTGGGGTACTCTCCCAGGCTCTGTCTTGTTATGGGAGATAATGTGTAGCACAGAGCTCTTGGCAGTGTATGTCTGCAGGAATTTCAGGTGTTTTGCCATCTAGACTGTACAGCAAATGTAATGaatgcccttcccttccctgtttcATAGGTGGAGGTACCAGAAGCCCTTCGGTGAAATCCTGGATGGCAGAACAAGCAGAACAGTGATCGAGGGGAGGCTGCTTGTCCTTTCACTGGTGATAACATAGACTGTCTAGAAAGCTGCTTCCAAAGTACACTCTTAGATTCAAgccatttctcttttatttcaaagaaataaacctgctaaatacaaaataatgctTTAAGGATCCATTTCCATTGTAATCTGtaaatatggaaataattttcttttttatttaatgagatttatattgagaagttgttgctTATTTAGATATTCTTGTCAATATCTGATTGCACATAACTGGACAAGTTCTTTACACTGAGATG
It encodes:
- the LMOD2 gene encoding leiomodin-2, whose translation is MSTFGYRRELSKYEDIDEDELLASLTEEELKELERELEDIEPDRNLPVGQRQKSLTEKTPTGTFSREALMAYWERETKKLLEKERLGACEKQEEDNSEELQEECFTESNSEVSEEAYTEEDDEEEDEEENEDESDDENEEEQNAAAGRHSDHVRHKKCNGAKDNESFLNGHDGKDSDNRSSKSSAIHPCGNPTVIEDALEKVRSNDPDTTEVNLNNIENITSQMLIQFSQALRDNTMVKSFSLANTHADDNVAIAIAGMLKVNQHITSLNIESNFITGKGVLAIMRALQHNKVLTELRFHNQRHIMGSQVEMDIVKLLKENTTLVKLGYHFDLAGPRMSMTSILTRNMDKQRQKRMQEQRQQESGCDGAINPKTKVLQKGTPRSSPYVSPKSSPWSSPKLPKKALPVKCQPSAPAPPPPLPPSPPPPPPPPPPPLLPEKKAPTRNIAEVIKQQESSKKALHNGQKKKKGKKTRKHENNILKEIKDSLKSISDRKSEEGSRPSTRPSTPQRSLHDNLMEAIRASSIKQLRRVEVPEALR